The genome window ATGCATTCAACGTATGTATAAAATCAACTTTACGATCTTCAGTACGACGATACCGAATACTTGCTCTCCGTGCCTGAAAATCCTCATAATTGCTACAGCTTGATACTTCAAGATATGCTTTTTGGCCAGGAGCCCACACCTCTATGTCATAACATTTTGCTGCTGCAAAACTAATATCTCCCGTGCACAACAGATTTACTCTGTACGGTAACTCAAGAAGTTGCAATATCTCTTCTGCGTCTTGAAGAAGTTTCTCATGTTCATCATACGAAGAATCCGGCTTGACAAATTTTACCATTTCAACTTTATCAAACTGATGCACCCTCGTAAGTCCCCGTGTGTCCTTCCCGTACGATCCTGCTTCTCTACGAAAACAGGGTGTATATGCAGTGTAATACATAGGTAGTTGTGACTCATCAAGTATTTCGTCACGATACATATTTGTTACCGGCACTTCCGCTGTTGGAATCAAATACAGATCATCTCGTTCAAGTTTATACATATCGTCGGCGAGTTTCGGTAATTGTCCCGTACCGGTCATACTCGCACCGTTAACTATAAATGGCGGAAATACTTCTGTGTACCCGTGTTTTTTAATGTGTACATCAAGCATAAAACTAATGAGTGCGCGTTCAAGTTTTGCGCCAATACCTTTAAAAAGAATGTAGTGGCTACCGGTAATCTTCGTGCCGTTTTTAAAATCTACCAACCCAAGATTCTCGACAATATCCCAGTGCGCTTGAGGCTCAAATGCGAATGACGGTTGCACCCCCCACTCCTTAATAATCTTATTCGCTTCCGGGGGATTTCCTACTGGCGTTGACTCATGCGGAATATTAGGCACAGTTAACAGTAAATTTTTTAGGTTCTCTTCAATGTCACG of Candidatus Ancaeobacter aquaticus contains these proteins:
- the serS gene encoding serine--tRNA ligase, with protein sequence MLDIKSIREDTAKVIESNKNRSTTVDTDTILALDQKRREIMSHVETLKNKRNVVSKEIGALKKSGRDAAEKTQEMKNVGEEVKTLDAELRDIEENLKNLLLTVPNIPHESTPVGNPPEANKIIKEWGVQPSFAFEPQAHWDIVENLGLVDFKNGTKITGSHYILFKGIGAKLERALISFMLDVHIKKHGYTEVFPPFIVNGASMTGTGQLPKLADDMYKLERDDLYLIPTAEVPVTNMYRDEILDESQLPMYYTAYTPCFRREAGSYGKDTRGLTRVHQFDKVEMVKFVKPDSSYDEHEKLLQDAEEILQLLELPYRVNLLCTGDISFAAAKCYDIEVWAPGQKAYLEVSSCSNYEDFQARRASIRYRRTEDRKVDFIHTLNASGLALPRTFIAVLENYQNEDGTITIPKALRDYMDGMEKIEKG